The genomic segment GGGAGCGCGCCGCGGCGGCGATCCGGCGGGAGCATCCCGCCGCCGCGCTGTCGCTGCGCCGGATCGACACCGCCTCGCTCGCCTCCGTGCGCGCCTTCGCGGCGGAGTGGCCGGCGGAATGGGCGATCGACCGGCTCGTGCTCAATGCCGGCATCGCCGCGGTGCCCCGGCGCGAGGAGAGCGTGGACGGGTTCGAGCGGCAACTCGCCACGAACTATCTCGGGCATTTCGCGCTGACCGGGCTGCTGCGGCCGGCCCTGAGCCCCTCGGCGCGGGTGGTGTCGGTGTCGAGCGTCGCCCATCGCAGCGGACGAATCCGGTTCGACGACCTGCACTGGCGCGAGATCTACGGGGCGCAACGCGCCTACCGGCAGAGCAAGCTCGCGCTGCTGATGTTCGCCCTCGAACTCGACCAGCGGCTGAAGGCGGCGGGATCGGGCATCGCCTCGCTCGCAGCGCATCCGGGGCTCGCCCGCACCGAGGTGTTCCGCCGGGGCGACCGGGCCGGCGCGTTCCAGCAGGGAGCGGGACGGGCGATCTTCTCGCTGATCGGCCAGCCTGCGGCGCAAGGCGCCCTGCCGATCCTCTACGCGGCCACCGCGCCGGAGGCGGAGCGCGGCGGCTATTACGGACCGGACGGCGTCTGGGAAGCCCGCGGCTACCCGAAGCCCGCCGCGATCGCGCCCCAAGCCCTCGACCGCGCGGCGGCCGGGCGGCTCTGGGCGGTCTCGGAGACCCTCACCGGCGTGCGGTTCGCGCTGTGAGAGACGCTTCGGTGTACCCCGAAGCCGACAAGCCGGTCCCGCAACCGATCGCTCTTCATTTCGGGATGTTCGCAGAACCGCACTGACGGAAACGGCTCCGCTTCGAGACTATGCGGCGCGATGCTCGGCGTACCAGTCGCAATGCTTCGTCAGCGGGCAGTGTGCGCATTTCGGAGTTCGGGCGACACAGATCTTCATCCCATGCTGGATGAGCCATTCATGCGCATGGCGCTTATGGCGCGCGGGGGTTTGCGCATTGATGAGATCGGCCGCTTGCTTGGCCGAAGTCGTGTCCACGACACCGAGACGGTTCAGGACGCGAAGGACATGCGTATCGACCGCGATGCTGTCCTGCGAGAGGGTGAAGTTCATCAGGATATCGACGCATTTGCGGCCGACCCCTTGCAGCTTTATCAGGTCATCCCGGTTGTCGGGTATGCTTCCGCCGTAGTCTTCGATGATCTGGCGGGCCATTTCCTTCAGGTTTTTGGTCTTGCGGTTGTAATGCGCGACCGGCTTGATGTGTGCGTCGTCAGATGATTTGAGACGGTTTGCGGTGCTCAGGAACGGAGGCTCTGGTCCATCTGGGTGAGGGTTAGGCGGCCTGCGCGTGATGGCGCAAGCGGCGGTGCATGAGAGTCTGGCGCTTGATCTGCGCTCGATCGCGCAGGATGGCCTCGCCACGGCCGAAGTAGACGTCGGACGGGGTGAGGTTGCCCAGGCTCTCATGAGCCCGGACATGGTTGTAGTGCTCGACGAAGGCGGCGACCCGCGCCTCCAGCTCGCCGGGCAGGTAGGCGTGTTCGAGCAGGATGCGGTTCTTGAGCGTCAAGTGCCAGCGCTCGATCTTGCCCTGTGTCTGCGGATGGCGGGGCGCCCCCCGGATGTGGGTCATGCCCCGGCTGCCGAGCCACGTGGCCAAGTCAGCCGCGACGTAGCTCGATCCGTTGTCGGTGAGCAGCCGTGGCCGGTGTGCCACCTGCACGGGGTCGAGGCCGGCAGCCGTAAGCGCCAAGTCGAGTGTGGCGGTGACGTCGCTGGCCTGCATCGTCGTGCACAGCTTCCAAGCTACGATGTAGCGCGAGAAGTCATCCAGCACCGTCGAGAGATAGTACCAGCCCCAGCCGACGACCTTCAGGTAGGTGAAGTCCGTCTGCCACAGCTGGTTGGGCGCGGTGGTCTTGTCGCGGAACTCATCGGCGGCGTTGGCGACGATATAGGCCGGGCTGGTGACCAGATCCTGAGCTTTGAGCAGGCGGTAGACGGTGGCTTCGGAGACGAAGTACCGCCGCTCGTCGGTGAAGCGTACCGCCAGCTCGCGCGGGCTGAGTTCCGGCTCTTCCAGCGCGAGCGCGACAATCTGCTCGCGAACCTCCATGGGCAGGCGGTTCCACACCCGGCTTGGTCGCGAGGGGCGATCGACCAGAGCCTCGGGGCCGCCGCGTTGGTAGGTGTCGTACCAACGGTAGAACGTGGCTCGGGCGACGCCGAGCTTGTCCAGGGTGGCGCGCACCGGCAGGTGGGACTGCTCGACCAGCCGGATGACCTCCAGCTTCTCGGGGGCCGGGTACCTCATGCCTCGTCGCCCCCAGCCCCGCTCATGCTTTTTTTGAGCAGGCGGTTCTCCAGGACGAGGTCGGCCACGACCTCCTTCAGCGCGCCCGCCTCGCGGCGCAGGTCCTTGACCTCATCGGCGGTGGCGGCACGGGCCGTGTCGCCGGCCAGCCGCTTCTTCCCGGCTTCCAGGAACTCCTTGGACCAGCCGTAGTACATCGAGCTGGCGATGCCTTCGCGCCGGCACAGCTCGGCGATGCTGTCCTCGCCGCGCAGGCCTTCCAGCACGATGCGGATCTTCTCTTCGGCCGAGAACTGCCGACGCGTAGCGCGGCGGATGTCCTTGATCACGGCCTCCGCCGGCTTCCGTACCGGCCCGGATGACTGTTTCATCTTCGCTCCTGGGGGCTACGATGAACCAGCCATCCTCCGTTCGTGAAGACCCTCAATCTGTCTCAGGAGTGCTGACGGCGGACAACGGCGGCGTTCGTGGTCGCGGGTACGATGACGATGACGATGATGATGATCGGCCACGTGAACGCGGCCGCAGCTACGATAATGGCTACGGTAACGAGCGGCGTCGCCGATACGATGAAGATCAGGATCGCCAGCCCGGTCGCGGGTACGACACTGATGACCGGGAACGGAAGCGTCATCGCGGGTCCCAGGAGGAGCCTGAGGCTAAGTTCGACGAAGACGAGTACCTGCGTTGCAACCCGGATGTCGCCCGAGCCGTGGAACAAGGGCAAATGCGGTCTGGGAATACCCATTACAGGACATTCGGGCGCCGTGAGGGGCGCCGCCTCAGCTGCCCAATGAAGCTTTAAGTCCCCGTCGCACGCGCCGACTTGCTGAAGCGCTGTCTCTTCTAAAGGTCCAAGTGGGTCCATTTCGCATTTGCGCGAACGGCTCCATTTCATCTTAACCGCGCTACGACCCAGATGCTGCGTTTTTGAATTCCAAGTAGCCTTTCCCGGCGAGTTTGAACGTCAGGTAAACCTTGGTTTTTTGGACATTTATGTTTGCACTGCGAGAGGCCCGCTTGGGGTCGAAAGCGGCGGCCGGCCGGCCGGAGTCCGAGAAGAGTTCGCCCGGAGCCGGTTCGAGGCAGGTATCCGGTGAGTCCTCTGCGCCCGATCCGAATGTGCGAGCACAAGCTCAGCCTCCAAGCCACCTGAGCGGTCGGTCCGACGGCACCGTTCGGCCGGGAGAGACGCGCCAATCGGCGCCGCGCCTCTGCGGGAACGCTCGTTCCTGGCCACCGGCGAGAAGCGCGCGAAGGAACGCCATCGCGCCGCCGTGGTTTCTTTCGCCACCACCTGGGAGGAACAGCATGCGAATTCTTGCGACGGCGTTGGCGCTGACGGTCATGACGGGGCTCGGCGCCGGGACCGCGGAAGCCAAGGGATGCATCAAGGGCGCGATCATCGGCGGTGTCGCCGGACATTATCTGGCCGAGCGCGGCGTGGTCGGGGCCGTGGCCGGCTGTCTGGCCGGACGGGCCCTGGCGAACCGGCGCGCGCGGCGGGAGGTCGATTACGGCTCCCAGGTCCAGCCCCGCGGGGCCGGCTATGGCGGCGGGCAGGCCTATCCGGGCCGGAATTACCGGTATTGATGCAAGAAGGGGCGCCGTTCGGCGCCCCTTCTCGTTTCTGCAATTTCCGACACGGTCCGGGCCGCGCGAAATGTCCGGCGGCCGCTTCCTCGGAATGCGCCCTAGGCAGCGCGAATGGTCGCGAGGAAGCGATTGACCTCGGCGGACAGGTGCTCGGACTGACGCGACAGCTCTGAAGCGGACATCAGCACCTGGCTCGCGGCAGCTCCCGTTTCCTCCGAGGCCTCGGCCACTCCGCCGATGTTGGTCGTGACCTCGCTGGTTCCCACCGAAGCCTCGGCGACGTTGCGCACGATCTCCTGCGTCGCCGCGCCCTGCTGCTCGACCGCCGCCGCGATCGTCGCGGTCACCGTGTTGATCTCCCGGATCCGCGTGGTGATCGAGCCGATCGCACCCACCGCCTGTCCGGTCGCCCCCTGGATCTGGCCGATCTGGCCGGAAATTTCCTCGGTGGCGCGGGCGGTCTGGTTTGCCAGCTCCTTCACCTCGGCGGCGACGACGGCGAAGCCGCGACCGGCTTCGCCGGCCCGTGCGGCCTCGATGGTGGCGTTGAGGGCGAGCAGGTTGGTTTGGCTCGCGATGTTGGCAATGAGGTTCACCACGTCGCCGATCCGGGTCACGGCCCTGCTCAACTCGGTGACGTGGGAACCGGTCTCGTCCGCCTCGGCCACCGCCTGCTGGGCGAGGTTGGCCGAACCGGAGACCTGCCGGCCGATTTCCTGCACCGATGCACCGAGTTCCTCGGCGGCGGAGGCGACCGTGTTGACGTTCGCGGCCGCCTCCTCCGCGGCCGAGGCGACGGTGGTCGATCGGGTGGCGGTCCTCTGAGCCGTCGATGTCATCTGCTGGGCGGTGGCCTGCAGCTCGGTCGCCGAGGAGGAGACCATGCCGACGATGCCGCCGACCGCCCCCTCGAAGCCGTCGGCGAGCTCCATCATCGTGCGCTTGCGCTCGGCCGCCGCGGCGGTCTCGGCGATCTGCCGTCGCTCGGCGTCCTCGGCCGCCTTCCGGGCCACCATCGTCTTGATGCCCTCGACCGCCCGTCCCACGGCGCCGATCTCATCGCCGCGCGCGGCTTGGCGAATCGTGGAGTCGATCTCGCCCTGAGCCATCCGATTCAGAACGGAGACGAGCTGCGAGAGCGGCCGGGTAATGCCGAACACGACGATCGCACCGGAGAGCACGGCGGCCAGAAGCAGGCCGACCGCCGCCATCACGATCAGCTGGGTGACGGCCGTTCCGACATCCCGCTCGAGTTGGCTTGCGCCGGCCTGCATCTCCTCGATGATCTTCTGCGTGCGCGCTTCCACCAGCTCGGTGAGCTTGGCCCGCGCGGGCTGCCCTTCCTCCTGCACGATCGTCATCGCGGCATCGGTCTCGTTCCTGCTGCCGAGAACGATGGTCCGGTCGATGACGGCGAAATAGGCTTCGGCGAGTTTGCGAACATCGTTGCCGAATTTGACGCGTGCCGGCGTGTCCGCCAGGGCGATCAGCCGATCGATGTTTTTGTAAACGCCGCTGACGGTGGCGTCGTATCGTGCCTTGTATCGGTCGATCTTTTCCTTTCTGGGGTCGATGATGAGGTTGCGGCTGAGCAGGGTCGCCTCCGCAACACCGGCCTGGGCCTTGAGATAAGACTCCTGCCGCACCGTCAGGACGTCGGCGACATAGCGGGATTGGACGGCGATTCCTTCGAACGTCGCCCGCTCGTGCAGAATAAGTGCGATAGCCATGGCAGCGATCAGGACGAGCGGCGCGCATAGCTTCAACAAGACGCTCGCATTGTTGATATATCTCATTTGAGGTCAGTCCGCCCGCTCGGTGCCTAATGGATCTATTGGAAAAGCGGGGCGAGTATTAAATAACGGGTTAAGATCCCTCGATCGATTATAATCCCTTGGGATGCTGCCGCCTTTGCAAAAAGAGGGCAGTGTAGAGGCGGGACATCAGACGCTTGGGTCGGCCGAAACCCCGTGCCGGTCAGGCACGCGGCGGGCGCAGAGGTCGCGCCGGACACGCCCTTCAAGGGCCGGCTTCCCGCTCGCGGATCGCTGAAATCTGCCCGGCGAAGATCAGCCCGGCCTCGCGAGCACGCTTTCAAAGGCCCTCCGAGGGGGAGGAGCGCTCGCACTTCGAATGGGCGGGACGGCGCCGATACGGCCTGTCGGAAGGCGGGCGGGAGACGTCCGGAGCGAAAAAAGGGGCGCCCTTTGAGGGCGCCCCTTTCCTGATCTGGCTTGCCTGCCTGCGATGCGCGGCCCGTCTTGCGGCAGGATCATCGGTCCTGCCGCAAGACGCCTGAGATCAGGCGCTCTTGCGCCCGCCCTTGCCCTTCGCCGCGCCCGCCTCGACCTCCTCGGAGCCCTCGGTGTTGATGCGCTCGGCGATCTGCGAGAGCAGCGCGTCGGTCTTCTTCTCTTCCTGAAGGGTCTCGTCGAGCAGCTTGGCGGCGTCCGCGTAGCCGAGCTGGGTCGCCCAGGTCTTGAGCGTACCGTAGCGGGCGATCTCGTAATGCTCGACCGCCTGGGCGCAGGCCGCCAGCACCGCGTCGGCGGCCGGGCTGTCCTCGAAATCCTCCAGATCCTCCTCCATCTCGGAGGTCAGGCCCTGCATCGCCTCGCAGGTCTTGGCGCGGGCCGGCTTGCCGATGATCTCGAACACCTGCTGCAGGCGCTCGACCTGGTTGGCGCTCTCCTCGGCATGGGTCTCGAACGCTTGGCGGAGTTCGTCATGTTCGGCCGCCTTGGCCGACTTCTTCAGTGCACGCACCGATTGCTTTTCCGCGTAATAGACGTCCTTCAACGTCTCATAGAACGCATCGTGCAAGGTCTTCTGCTTGGTGGCCATGGGAGTTCGTCTCCTGATTGCTGAACGAGGGGGCCGGGGGAGTGATCTCACCGTCGGCCGACACCTTAAGAACGTGAGTTCAGGCGACAGGGTCCGAAAATTCTCTTGGGGGGAGGCCGTAAAATTCCGGGAACCTCGGCCGGTGGCGCCGGGGTTTCTGGGATCGGCCCGGAGGCAGGGCCACCTCCCCGGCCCAGGGCGCGGCGCGGGCTACAGCCACTTCTTCCAGCGGAAGAACACGTAGGGCAGCACGGCGGCCACCACCATCATGCCGACGGCGGCGGGGTAGCCGAAATGCCAGTCGAGCTCCGGCATGGTCTTGAAGTTCATGCCGTAGATCGAGGCGATCAGGGTGGGCGGCATGAACACCACCGCCATGACCGAGAACAGCTTGATGATGTTGTTCTGCTCCAGGTTCACGAGGCCGAGCGTCGCGTCGAGCAGGAACTGGATCTTGGCCGAGATGAAGGTCGCGTGCTCTTCCAGCGATTGCAGGTCGCGTAAGGTGGAGCGCACGTCCTCGCGCAGCTCGCGCGGGGCCTTGGCCGTGCGGTAGGTGGCCGAGAGCGAGAGTAGGATGCGCTCCATCGAGACGAGGCTCTCGCGCTGCTTCGAGATCAGGTCGCCGTAGCGCCCGAGCGAGCGCAATGTGTCCTGCAGCGCGTTGTTGCGCGAGGACGGGTCGCCCTTGTCCTCGAAGATCTTGCGCGAGAGGCGGTCGATGCGTTCGCCCTGGAGCTGGAGCACGTCGGCGGCGCGGTCGATCACCGCCTCGATCAGCCCGGCCAGGATCGACTCGCCCGAGACCGAGCGCGACGGCCCGTTGCCCGTCGCGCGGCCGGCGCGCTGTGTGTACATCCGGAACGCCTGCGGCTCCTCGTAGCGCACGGTGATGAGCCGGTTGTCGCGCAGGATGAAGGTGATGCCGGCCAGGCCCGGCTCCTCGGAATCGCTGACGCGGGACAGCACGCGGCCCGTCATGTAGCGGGCGCCGGCCTCGACGTAGAGCAGCTCGGAAGGCTCGATGTCCTTCATCTCCTCGCGCGTCGGCACGGTGATGCCGAGGAAGGATTCGACTTTCACCTCCTCCTCCCGCGTCGGGCGCACGAGGTCGAGCCAGACCGTGTCCTCGGAGATCGGCTCCTGCAATTCGAGGTAGCGGCGTTCCAGCACCGTCTGGGAGCCGCCCGCGACGGGCTTGTGGGTGAAGATCAACGGATGTGACCTGTCGGATGGGGCTTCAGTCGAGTGCCCCGGGCGGGGCGACGCTTGTGTCCGGCACGAAGAAGTCCGGCGCAAGCGGAACGCCTGCTGTGACGCGGTATTTTGAAAAGTCCGTGACGCCTTCCTCACTCAGAACCGTGTCGTCGATGAGGAAATGCCCGGTGAAGTTCTTGGCCTCCCGCAGGAACACGGCGTGCGCGGCATCCGCCATGATCTCCGGCGTGCGGCTGGCCTGCATCAGCGCGTCGCCGCCGAGCAGGTTCTGAACGGCCGCCGTGGCGATGGTGGTGCGCGGCCACAGGGCGTTGACGGCGATGCCTCGGCCCCGAAGCTCCCCGGCGAGCCCGAGCACGCAGAGCGACATGCCGAACTTGGCCATCGAGTAGGCCAGATGCGGCGCGAACCATTTCTCCGCCATGTCGAGCGGCGGCGAGAGCATCAGGATATGCGGGTTCTCCGCCCGCTCCAGATGCGGAATCGCGTATTTGCTGACCATGTAGGTGCCGCGCGTGTTGATCTGATGCATCAGGTCGAAGCGCTTCATCTCGGTCTTGGGCGTGTTCGACAGCGAGATCGCGCTCGCGTTGTTGACCACGATGTCGATCCCGCCGAATTGTTTTGCGGTTTCATCCAGCGCCGTCTTCACCGCCTCTTCGTCGCGGACATCGACGGTGAGCGGCAGCGCCCGGCCCCCTGCCCGCTCGATGGCTTCGGCGGCGGTGAAGATCGTGCCCTCTAGCTTCGGATGCGCCTGCGCGGTCTTGGCCGCGATCGCCACGTTGGCGCCGTCGCGGGCGGCGCGCAGGCCGATGGCGAGCCCGATGCCGCGCGAGGCGCCGGTGATGAACAGCGTCTTCCCCTTCAGGCTCATGCGTCATCCTCTCCGATCCGGAAGCGCTCCGGCTGGCGGCCGTCGGCGTCGGTGAAGCCGTAGGCGCGGGCGAGATCCCCGACATGGACCGTCCGCCCCGCCCGGTCCAGCACGGCGGGGTCGGCGGACAACGCCGCGAGCGCCCGGCCGGCATAGAGCGGGCTCTCGGTGGCGAGCGCCTCCTGGCCGAGATCGCGCACCCGCTCGGTGGCGACGAAGCCCGGCGAGAGGCTGAGCGCGCAGACGCCGTGGGGGCTCAGTTCGGCGGCGCAGGCGAAGGCGAGCCGGTTCGTCGTCGCCTTGGCGAGGTCGTAGTAGAAATCGCCCAGAAACCCCTCCTCGGTGCCGAAGGAGACGAAGGCGATCAGGCCGGAGCGCGCGGCGACCATGGCCGGCGCCACGGCGCGGGCCAGCAGCAATCCCGGATAGGGCCCCGTCCCCAGAAACTGCGAGAACGGCTCGGCCGAGCGGCGCCAGAACGGCGTGCCCCAGGCGGCGCCGTCGGGGTAGCGTTCGCCGTCATAGCCCTCGTTGCCGCCCCACACGCTGGAGGCCGCGACATCGATCCGCCCGAACCGGCGCAGCGCCCAGTGCACGAGTTCGTCCACCGCCCGCTCGCTTGTGTGGTCGCACAGGTAATGGTGCCCCTCGCCGCCGGCCGCATCGACCTCGCGGGCGGTGTCCTCGATCGCTTCCGCGCGCGTCTCGGTGCGCCGCCCGGTCTCGGAGGAGCGCGCGGTGACGATCACCGTCGCCCCCGCCTCCCCCAACCCGCGGGCGAGCCCGCGCCCGACCCCGCGCGAGGCCCCGGCCACGAGGCAGACTTTTCCCCGCAGCGAGGGTGTGACGGAGGCGCTCACGCCTTGCCGGCGAGGAAGCGGGCGAGCCGCGCTTGCGTCTCGGGATCGCGCAGGCCCGCCTCGAAGGCCTGCGCCTCGGCCTCGATCGCCGCCTCGACCAGCGCCTGCTCGCCGCGCATCAGCGCGCGGGTCGCCTGCACCGCCCGGCGCGGCAGGGCGGCCAGCCGCGCGGCTTGCGCCAGCGCGTGCACCTCCAGCGCCTCGGAGGGCAGTTCGGCGTTGGCGAGCCCGAGCGCCACGGCGGCCGCGCCGTCGAACGGCTCGCCGAGCAGCAGCAGCGCCGAGGCGCGTGCGAGCCCGATCCGGCGCGGCAGCAGGTGGCTGGCGGCGGCCTCAGGCACCACGCCGAGTTCCACGAACGGCATGCGGAAGCGCGCCTGCGGCCCGACATAGACGAGGTCGCAATGCAGCGTCAGCGTCGTGCCGACGCCGATGGCGAGCCCGTCCACCGCCGCGACCATCGGGGTGCGGGTGCGGGCGAGCTGCCGGATGAAGCGCAGGGCCGGCATCTCGGAAAACGCGTCGCGCGGCGCCGTACCGGCGGCAAAGAAGTCGGCC from the Methylorubrum extorquens genome contains:
- a CDS encoding Short-chain dehydrogenase/reductase SDR (Evidence 2b : Function from indirect experimental evidences (e.g. phenotypes); Product type e : enzyme); amino-acid sequence: MARHPWTAADIPSQAGRRAVVTGASAGLGFETARALAGAGAAVVLAVRDLEKGERAAAAIRREHPAAALSLRRIDTASLASVRAFAAEWPAEWAIDRLVLNAGIAAVPRREESVDGFERQLATNYLGHFALTGLLRPALSPSARVVSVSSVAHRSGRIRFDDLHWREIYGAQRAYRQSKLALLMFALELDQRLKAAGSGIASLAAHPGLARTEVFRRGDRAGAFQQGAGRAIFSLIGQPAAQGALPILYAATAPEAERGGYYGPDGVWEARGYPKPAAIAPQALDRAAAGRLWAVSETLTGVRFAL
- a CDS encoding putative Endonuclease III (DNA-(apurinic or apyrimidinic site) lyase) (fragment) (Evidence 3 : Putative function from multiple computational evidences) gives rise to the protein MARQIIEDYGGSIPDNRDDLIKLQGVGRKCVDILMNFTLSQDSIAVDTHVLRVLNRLGVVDTTSAKQAADLINAQTPARHKRHAHEWLIQHGMKICVARTPKCAHCPLTKHCDWYAEHRAA
- a CDS encoding Integrase catalytic region, with amino-acid sequence MRYPAPEKLEVIRLVEQSHLPVRATLDKLGVARATFYRWYDTYQRGGPEALVDRPSRPSRVWNRLPMEVREQIVALALEEPELSPRELAVRFTDERRYFVSEATVYRLLKAQDLVTSPAYIVANAADEFRDKTTAPNQLWQTDFTYLKVVGWGWYYLSTVLDDFSRYIVAWKLCTTMQASDVTATLDLALTAAGLDPVQVAHRPRLLTDNGSSYVAADLATWLGSRGMTHIRGAPRHPQTQGKIERWHLTLKNRILLEHAYLPGELEARVAAFVEHYNHVRAHESLGNLTPSDVYFGRGEAILRDRAQIKRQTLMHRRLRHHAQAA
- a CDS encoding transposase; the protein is MKQSSGPVRKPAEAVIKDIRRATRRQFSAEEKIRIVLEGLRGEDSIAELCRREGIASSMYYGWSKEFLEAGKKRLAGDTARAATADEVKDLRREAGALKEVVADLVLENRLLKKSMSGAGGDEA
- a CDS encoding conserved protein of unknown function (Evidence 4 : Unknown function but conserved in other organisms), producing the protein MTLPFPVISVVPATGLAILIFIVSATPLVTVAIIVAAAAFTWPIIIIVIVIVPATTNAAVVRRQHS
- a CDS encoding exported protein of unknown function (Evidence 5 : Unknown function); the protein is MRILATALALTVMTGLGAGTAEAKGCIKGAIIGGVAGHYLAERGVVGAVAGCLAGRALANRRARREVDYGSQVQPRGAGYGGGQAYPGRNYRY
- a CDS encoding methyl-accepting chemotaxis sensory transducer (Evidence 2b : Function from indirect experimental evidences (e.g. phenotypes); Product type r : regulator), whose protein sequence is MRYINNASVLLKLCAPLVLIAAMAIALILHERATFEGIAVQSRYVADVLTVRQESYLKAQAGVAEATLLSRNLIIDPRKEKIDRYKARYDATVSGVYKNIDRLIALADTPARVKFGNDVRKLAEAYFAVIDRTIVLGSRNETDAAMTIVQEEGQPARAKLTELVEARTQKIIEEMQAGASQLERDVGTAVTQLIVMAAVGLLLAAVLSGAIVVFGITRPLSQLVSVLNRMAQGEIDSTIRQAARGDEIGAVGRAVEGIKTMVARKAAEDAERRQIAETAAAAERKRTMMELADGFEGAVGGIVGMVSSSATELQATAQQMTSTAQRTATRSTTVASAAEEAAANVNTVASAAEELGASVQEIGRQVSGSANLAQQAVAEADETGSHVTELSRAVTRIGDVVNLIANIASQTNLLALNATIEAARAGEAGRGFAVVAAEVKELANQTARATEEISGQIGQIQGATGQAVGAIGSITTRIREINTVTATIAAAVEQQGAATQEIVRNVAEASVGTSEVTTNIGGVAEASEETGAAASQVLMSASELSRQSEHLSAEVNRFLATIRAA
- a CDS encoding conserved protein of unknown function (Evidence 4 : Unknown function but conserved in other organisms) produces the protein MGRPKPRAGQARGGRRGRAGHALQGPASRSRIAEICPAKISPASRARFQRPSEGEERSHFEWAGRRRYGLSEGGRETSGAKKGAPFEGAPFLIWLACLRCAARLAAGSSVLPQDA
- a CDS encoding conserved protein of unknown function, DUF892 (Evidence 4 : Unknown function but conserved in other organisms), producing MATKQKTLHDAFYETLKDVYYAEKQSVRALKKSAKAAEHDELRQAFETHAEESANQVERLQQVFEIIGKPARAKTCEAMQGLTSEMEEDLEDFEDSPAADAVLAACAQAVEHYEIARYGTLKTWATQLGYADAAKLLDETLQEEKKTDALLSQIAERINTEGSEEVEAGAAKGKGGRKSA
- a CDS encoding putative magnesium/cobalt transport protein (Evidence 3 : Putative function from multiple computational evidences; Product type t : transporter), which produces MIFTHKPVAGGSQTVLERRYLELQEPISEDTVWLDLVRPTREEEVKVESFLGITVPTREEMKDIEPSELLYVEAGARYMTGRVLSRVSDSEEPGLAGITFILRDNRLITVRYEEPQAFRMYTQRAGRATGNGPSRSVSGESILAGLIEAVIDRAADVLQLQGERIDRLSRKIFEDKGDPSSRNNALQDTLRSLGRYGDLISKQRESLVSMERILLSLSATYRTAKAPRELREDVRSTLRDLQSLEEHATFISAKIQFLLDATLGLVNLEQNNIIKLFSVMAVVFMPPTLIASIYGMNFKTMPELDWHFGYPAAVGMMVVAAVLPYVFFRWKKWL
- a CDS encoding Short-chain dehydrogenase/reductase SDR (Evidence 2b : Function from indirect experimental evidences (e.g. phenotypes); Product type e : enzyme) produces the protein MSLKGKTLFITGASRGIGLAIGLRAARDGANVAIAAKTAQAHPKLEGTIFTAAEAIERAGGRALPLTVDVRDEEAVKTALDETAKQFGGIDIVVNNASAISLSNTPKTEMKRFDLMHQINTRGTYMVSKYAIPHLERAENPHILMLSPPLDMAEKWFAPHLAYSMAKFGMSLCVLGLAGELRGRGIAVNALWPRTTIATAAVQNLLGGDALMQASRTPEIMADAAHAVFLREAKNFTGHFLIDDTVLSEEGVTDFSKYRVTAGVPLAPDFFVPDTSVAPPGALD
- a CDS encoding putative short-chain dehydrogenase/reductase SDR (Evidence 3 : Putative function from multiple computational evidences; Product type e : enzyme) yields the protein MSASVTPSLRGKVCLVAGASRGVGRGLARGLGEAGATVIVTARSSETGRRTETRAEAIEDTAREVDAAGGEGHHYLCDHTSERAVDELVHWALRRFGRIDVAASSVWGGNEGYDGERYPDGAAWGTPFWRRSAEPFSQFLGTGPYPGLLLARAVAPAMVAARSGLIAFVSFGTEEGFLGDFYYDLAKATTNRLAFACAAELSPHGVCALSLSPGFVATERVRDLGQEALATESPLYAGRALAALSADPAVLDRAGRTVHVGDLARAYGFTDADGRQPERFRIGEDDA
- a CDS encoding Enoyl-CoA hydratase/isomerase family protein (Evidence 2b : Function from indirect experimental evidences (e.g. phenotypes); PubMedId : 1743516; Product type e : enzyme); this translates as MSEAITIEDVSGGVRLIRWNRPAKKNALTGAMYDAATAALEDADANSQKIGAVVFAGLPGAFTAGNDLADFFAAGTAPRDAFSEMPALRFIRQLARTRTPMVAAVDGLAIGVGTTLTLHCDLVYVGPQARFRMPFVELGVVPEAAASHLLPRRIGLARASALLLLGEPFDGAAAVALGLANAELPSEALEVHALAQAARLAALPRRAVQATRALMRGEQALVEAAIEAEAQAFEAGLRDPETQARLARFLAGKA